One part of the Sorangiineae bacterium MSr11954 genome encodes these proteins:
- a CDS encoding serine/threonine protein kinase yields MAEEVSPITTPVEMPKEGEIIAGKFRVERVLAVGGMGMVFAAQHMIMGQRVAVKMLLPDALIVPSAIERFHREAQAAANIRNEHVVRIMDVGHTETGAPYIVMEYLVGSDLGELIERRKNIPIQEAVDYVLQTCEAMADAHRIGIVHRDLKPGNVFLTRRSDGTPLIKVLDFGISKLGEEMMGQKQWQLTRTHVMMGSPLYMSPEQIRNAKTVDRRSDIWSLGIILFELLTGQLPFEGETAIAICAQVAADPPIPLRLLHPEMPEELEDIILRCLEKEPEQRFDDVAALAEALAPFASEAGRASAVRVRRTLSDASQMPTLNAARIKVDPPRKATPRPLAKTDASWQKKAMREAGLPPKRRGRTFLGLVFVGALGFGAWAMRDQLMSVTKDNLLPDPDSLGKAAASSEKMVKDLMATAAIPDGDAAPGTRVDSVPSTSSAAVDASTASAIAPNATPSSTAVDAGAGSADAGALDAGDDDEEEDDATPTPAARGPAGGGTGATPARTGTAPRKPVGHPAGKPKKKGVRHK; encoded by the coding sequence ATGGCGGAAGAGGTGAGCCCCATCACCACCCCGGTGGAAATGCCCAAGGAGGGCGAGATTATCGCCGGCAAGTTCCGCGTGGAGCGGGTGCTTGCCGTGGGCGGGATGGGAATGGTCTTCGCTGCCCAGCATATGATCATGGGCCAGCGCGTGGCCGTCAAAATGCTGCTCCCCGACGCGCTCATCGTCCCCTCGGCCATCGAGCGCTTCCACCGCGAGGCGCAGGCCGCGGCCAACATCCGCAACGAGCACGTCGTCCGCATCATGGATGTGGGCCACACGGAGACGGGCGCTCCGTACATCGTGATGGAGTACCTGGTCGGCTCCGATCTCGGAGAGCTGATCGAACGGCGAAAGAATATTCCAATCCAGGAAGCCGTCGATTACGTGCTCCAGACCTGCGAAGCGATGGCCGACGCGCACCGCATCGGCATCGTGCACCGCGATTTGAAGCCGGGGAACGTGTTCCTCACGCGCCGCTCGGACGGCACGCCGCTCATCAAGGTGCTCGACTTCGGCATCTCCAAGCTCGGCGAAGAGATGATGGGTCAGAAGCAATGGCAGCTGACCCGAACCCACGTGATGATGGGCTCGCCGCTGTACATGTCGCCCGAGCAAATCCGAAACGCGAAGACCGTGGATCGGCGCTCGGACATCTGGTCGCTGGGCATCATTCTGTTCGAGCTCCTCACCGGGCAGCTCCCCTTCGAGGGCGAGACCGCCATCGCCATCTGCGCGCAAGTCGCCGCCGATCCGCCCATCCCGCTGCGCCTCTTGCACCCCGAGATGCCGGAGGAGCTCGAGGACATCATCCTGCGCTGCCTCGAAAAAGAGCCGGAGCAGCGCTTCGATGACGTGGCCGCCCTGGCCGAGGCGCTCGCGCCCTTTGCGTCCGAGGCAGGCCGCGCCTCCGCGGTGCGCGTGCGCCGAACCTTGTCGGACGCCTCGCAGATGCCGACCTTGAACGCCGCGCGCATCAAGGTGGATCCGCCGCGCAAAGCAACGCCGCGACCGCTGGCCAAGACCGACGCTTCTTGGCAAAAGAAGGCGATGCGGGAGGCGGGGCTGCCTCCCAAGCGACGCGGGCGAACGTTTTTGGGGCTCGTGTTCGTGGGGGCCCTCGGCTTTGGCGCGTGGGCCATGCGCGATCAACTCATGTCGGTGACCAAGGACAACCTCCTTCCGGATCCCGACTCGCTCGGCAAGGCCGCGGCGTCCTCGGAGAAGATGGTCAAAGACTTGATGGCCACCGCGGCGATCCCCGACGGCGATGCCGCGCCGGGCACGCGGGTCGATTCGGTCCCCAGCACCTCGTCGGCCGCGGTGGACGCGAGCACCGCGAGCGCGATCGCACCGAACGCAACACCGTCGAGCACCGCGGTCGATGCCGGCGCGGGGAGCGCCGATGCGGGCGCGCTCGACGCGGGGGACGACGACGAGGAAGAAGACGACGCGACGCCGACCCCCGCGGCGCGCGGCCCTGCAGGCGGTGGCACGGGCGCGACGCCGGCGCGCACGGGGACCGCGCCGCGCAAGCCCGTGGGGCACCCCGCGGGAAAGCCGAAGAAAAAGGGCGTACGTCACAAGTAA
- a CDS encoding alcohol dehydrogenase catalytic domain-containing protein, with amino-acid sequence MTQTMQELTLVAPGQVAFRERAAPRISGPAQALVRPLAVARCDIDLLLAQGKIPAADPFALGHECAGEVIAVGEGVTRVRPGDRVLVPFQISCGACSRCTRGQTGNCTAVPKLASYGMALFSGTEFGGALSDLLLVPYADAMLVALPDEVDPVVAAALGDNAVDGFRTVHAALEQSPGASVLVAGGGAPSVALYAVAAARALGASSVVYVDPSPERGAIAEKLGARVVRAKCEPALRIGRFPITVDGTSREEGLRFCLASTDNDGICTSVGIYLGDVPLPLLDMYSRGVHFVTGRVHARGVLPTALALAARGAFDLASIATTVVPWERAPEAWLEPATKLVVRR; translated from the coding sequence ATGACGCAAACGATGCAGGAGCTCACCCTCGTGGCGCCGGGACAGGTCGCATTTCGCGAGCGGGCCGCCCCGCGCATCTCCGGGCCCGCGCAGGCGCTGGTCCGCCCGTTGGCGGTGGCGCGGTGCGATATCGATCTCCTCCTGGCGCAGGGAAAGATCCCCGCCGCCGATCCGTTTGCGCTCGGCCATGAGTGCGCCGGCGAGGTCATCGCCGTCGGCGAAGGCGTGACCCGCGTCCGGCCCGGCGACCGCGTGCTCGTCCCTTTTCAAATCAGCTGCGGCGCATGCTCACGGTGCACGCGCGGGCAGACCGGCAACTGCACGGCCGTGCCCAAGCTGGCCTCGTATGGAATGGCGCTCTTCTCCGGCACCGAGTTCGGCGGCGCCCTCTCGGACCTGCTCCTCGTTCCCTACGCCGACGCCATGCTCGTCGCGCTCCCGGACGAGGTCGATCCCGTGGTGGCGGCTGCCCTCGGCGACAACGCCGTCGATGGTTTTCGCACGGTCCATGCGGCCCTCGAGCAGTCACCCGGCGCGAGCGTGCTCGTGGCGGGAGGTGGCGCACCCAGCGTTGCGCTGTACGCCGTGGCGGCCGCGCGCGCCTTGGGCGCCAGCTCGGTCGTCTATGTGGACCCGTCACCCGAGCGCGGCGCCATCGCCGAGAAGCTGGGCGCTCGCGTGGTTCGCGCGAAATGCGAGCCCGCGCTTCGCATCGGCCGATTCCCCATCACCGTCGACGGCACCTCGCGCGAAGAGGGGCTTCGGTTTTGCCTCGCCAGCACCGACAACGACGGTATTTGCACCAGCGTGGGCATCTACCTCGGCGATGTGCCGCTCCCTCTTCTCGACATGTACTCGCGCGGCGTTCACTTCGTCACCGGTCGCGTTCACGCCCGCGGGGTCCTGCCCACGGCGCTCGCCCTCGCCGCGCGCGGCGCCTTCGATCTCGCGTCCATCGCGACCACCGTCGTCCCCTGGGAGCGCGCGCCCGAGGCTTGGTTGGAGCCGGCCACCAAGCTCGTGGTCCGTCGTTGA
- the rnc gene encoding ribonuclease III, producing the protein MKRDLEERKKNRVTLLARLRAIVGDIDIPRFEEALTHPSFANEAGGTADYERLEFLGDAVLGLCVSELLVSIHPGADEGTLSRMRSALVNADALARWARTEGLGGSLALGRGAAAAGEQFRTNVLADAVEALVAAVYESGGLDSARALVREVVREPLATAGAVLAGRDPKSALQEWVQAHGNLPPSYRVVATLGPAHERVFQVEVLLGDHVLARGEGPSKRLAERAAAARALEMQNLDATAPDGGETTGNR; encoded by the coding sequence TTGAAACGCGACCTCGAAGAGCGGAAGAAGAATCGCGTCACCCTCCTCGCGCGCCTTCGGGCCATCGTGGGGGACATCGACATTCCGCGATTCGAGGAAGCGCTGACCCACCCGAGCTTCGCCAATGAAGCGGGCGGTACCGCCGACTACGAGCGCCTGGAGTTCCTGGGCGACGCGGTGCTCGGCCTCTGCGTGAGCGAGCTGCTCGTGAGCATTCACCCCGGCGCGGACGAGGGCACCCTGTCGCGCATGCGCAGCGCCCTGGTCAACGCCGATGCGCTCGCGCGCTGGGCGCGCACCGAAGGACTGGGCGGCTCGCTGGCCCTCGGCCGTGGCGCGGCCGCCGCCGGTGAGCAGTTTCGCACCAACGTCTTGGCGGACGCCGTCGAAGCGCTGGTGGCCGCCGTGTACGAGTCGGGAGGGCTCGACTCGGCGAGAGCGCTGGTGCGCGAGGTCGTTCGCGAGCCGCTGGCCACCGCCGGCGCCGTGCTCGCGGGGCGCGATCCGAAGAGCGCGCTGCAAGAGTGGGTGCAAGCGCACGGAAACCTGCCTCCATCGTACCGCGTGGTGGCGACCTTGGGGCCCGCCCACGAGCGGGTGTTCCAGGTGGAGGTGCTGCTCGGCGACCATGTGCTGGCGCGCGGCGAGGGACCTTCGAAGCGCCTGGCGGAGCGCGCGGCGGCCGCTCGGGCGCTGGAGATGCAGAACCTCGACGCGACGGCCCCGGACGGGGGCGAGACGACGGGCAATCGGTAG
- a CDS encoding 4a-hydroxytetrahydrobiopterin dehydratase yields the protein MRPDKLDDSTIDAWLAKHSEWKRSSPAGAPDRGAIVREFAFKDFVTALGFVVRVGCIAERRDHHPDVELGWGRARILWSTHDAKGITRLDLELAESTDGLLP from the coding sequence ATGAGGCCGGACAAACTCGACGATTCGACCATTGACGCGTGGCTCGCCAAGCACTCGGAGTGGAAACGCTCCTCGCCTGCGGGCGCACCCGACCGCGGCGCCATCGTGCGCGAGTTCGCGTTCAAAGACTTCGTGACGGCGCTGGGGTTCGTGGTGCGCGTCGGGTGCATCGCCGAGCGCCGCGATCACCACCCCGACGTGGAGCTGGGCTGGGGACGCGCGCGCATCCTCTGGTCGACCCACGACGCCAAGGGCATCACGCGGCTCGATCTCGAGCTCGCCGAATCGACGGACGGATTGCTCCCTTGA
- a CDS encoding peptidyl-prolyl cis-trans isomerase, translating into MVDKLRRLRGVRGVRAALVALLLVHAPATYAEAPGAKTADAGAGKDGARAAVVARVGARTVTAGELEDRLAAIPAFQLRTWGATQEAVKKAVLEQVIVPELLLDQGAEAGHVERDLDVAQRLVRARAEATVRALRAQVGGPAAVSAEDVKRYFEENRARFEAPERYNLWRILCKTREEALSVLESAKKDGQLAKFQELAEKHSLDKATHLRGGNLGFVDLEGVSNEAGLRVEPGIVKAAMAVKDGEFVPTPVEEAGSWAVIWRRGTSGAVRRTLDELTPQLRDLIAKQRLSDAQTKLLDELRARNVRDLNESLLQGLEIGPKDSAVVPRKRPQSP; encoded by the coding sequence ATGGTCGATAAGCTCCGTCGGTTGCGCGGTGTTCGCGGTGTTCGGGCTGCGCTGGTCGCGCTGCTGCTCGTGCACGCGCCGGCGACGTATGCCGAGGCGCCGGGTGCGAAGACGGCCGATGCGGGGGCGGGCAAAGATGGGGCGCGGGCGGCGGTGGTGGCGCGCGTGGGGGCGCGGACGGTGACGGCAGGCGAGCTCGAGGATCGGCTCGCGGCGATTCCCGCGTTTCAGCTGCGCACGTGGGGGGCGACACAAGAGGCCGTGAAAAAGGCGGTGCTCGAGCAGGTGATCGTGCCGGAGCTGCTCTTGGATCAAGGCGCGGAGGCGGGCCACGTGGAGCGCGATCTCGACGTGGCGCAACGTCTGGTGCGCGCGCGCGCCGAGGCGACGGTGCGGGCGCTGCGCGCGCAGGTGGGCGGGCCGGCCGCGGTCTCGGCCGAGGACGTGAAGCGCTACTTCGAAGAGAACCGCGCGCGCTTCGAGGCGCCCGAGCGTTACAATCTCTGGCGCATCCTCTGCAAAACGCGCGAGGAGGCGCTGTCGGTGCTGGAGTCGGCCAAGAAGGACGGTCAGCTGGCGAAGTTCCAGGAGCTGGCGGAGAAGCATAGCCTCGACAAGGCCACCCACCTTCGGGGTGGAAACTTGGGGTTCGTCGACCTCGAGGGCGTCTCCAATGAAGCGGGGCTTCGCGTGGAGCCGGGGATCGTCAAGGCGGCCATGGCCGTGAAGGACGGCGAGTTCGTACCGACGCCCGTCGAAGAAGCCGGATCGTGGGCCGTGATCTGGCGCCGTGGAACGTCGGGGGCCGTCCGCCGCACCCTCGACGAGCTCACGCCGCAGCTCCGCGACCTGATCGCCAAGCAGCGGCTGTCCGATGCGCAAACGAAGCTGCTCGATGAGCTGCGCGCGCGCAACGTTCGCGATTTGAACGAGTCGCTCCTGCAAGGCCTCGAGATCGGCCCCAAGGACAGCGCCGTCGTCCCCCGCAAGCGCCCGCAATCTCCGTAG
- a CDS encoding alkaline phosphatase — translation MIAYPRHARRFGYALGTATLATIALIAACSDDGTAANPNKPGDDAGTAKPDTSAPDGSTANPLCASDVTTAGKAKNVIFFLGDGMGISVLTAARIYKVGEEGELQIDKLPETGFVRTYSNNYMVTDSAPSMSAYMTGVKMNNNVISMSPETISEQAKCVGTSGYKADAGVAQQNGTAVTTFLELAKKAGKGTGIVTPTNLTDATPAATYAHICQRGLEYDIAAQLVPGGAGYNPALGAGVDVVLGGGSDMFDPARRTTEGLKDGRDLFKEFAQQNYTVVRKAAELAAYDANSGKRLFGSFATGNMEYEVDRATKAPDQPSLTEMALKALDVVSKNPKGYFLMVEGGRIDHALHATNARRALEETVAFDSTIEAILKKVDLSNTLVVVTADHDHTLVQNGYARRVGKTTDSNPGILGLVRKVEPNGADIYESDQDNATYTILGFGNGPNRKAKREKLDEAVAAGRDYKQEATFALGQETHGGTDVSIWAAGASAEQVHGFMTNTEVFNLLRCGAGL, via the coding sequence ATGATCGCTTACCCACGCCACGCGCGCCGATTCGGCTATGCGCTGGGCACCGCTACCCTTGCGACCATCGCGTTGATCGCCGCGTGTTCCGACGATGGAACCGCCGCCAACCCCAACAAGCCGGGCGACGACGCGGGCACCGCGAAGCCGGACACCTCGGCGCCGGACGGCAGCACCGCCAACCCCCTTTGCGCGTCCGACGTGACCACCGCCGGCAAGGCGAAGAACGTGATCTTCTTCCTCGGCGATGGAATGGGCATTTCGGTGCTCACCGCCGCGCGCATTTACAAAGTCGGTGAGGAGGGCGAGCTCCAGATCGACAAGCTCCCCGAAACGGGGTTCGTGCGCACCTATTCGAACAATTACATGGTGACCGACAGCGCGCCCTCGATGAGCGCGTACATGACCGGCGTCAAGATGAACAACAATGTCATCTCCATGTCGCCGGAGACGATCTCCGAGCAGGCCAAATGCGTCGGCACCTCGGGCTACAAGGCCGACGCGGGGGTGGCGCAGCAAAATGGGACGGCGGTCACCACGTTCCTCGAGCTGGCCAAAAAGGCGGGCAAAGGCACGGGCATCGTCACCCCCACGAACCTGACCGACGCCACCCCGGCCGCGACCTATGCGCATATCTGCCAGCGCGGCTTGGAGTACGATATCGCCGCGCAATTGGTCCCCGGCGGCGCCGGATACAACCCCGCGCTGGGCGCCGGGGTCGACGTCGTGCTCGGCGGCGGCTCGGACATGTTCGATCCGGCGAGGCGCACCACCGAGGGCCTCAAGGACGGCCGCGACCTGTTCAAGGAATTCGCGCAGCAGAACTACACGGTCGTGCGGAAGGCGGCGGAGCTCGCGGCCTACGATGCGAATTCGGGCAAGAGGCTCTTCGGGAGCTTTGCCACCGGCAATATGGAGTACGAGGTCGACCGGGCGACCAAAGCCCCGGATCAACCGAGCCTGACGGAGATGGCGCTCAAGGCCCTCGACGTCGTATCGAAGAACCCAAAGGGCTATTTCCTCATGGTCGAGGGCGGCCGCATCGACCACGCGCTCCATGCCACCAACGCGCGGCGCGCGCTGGAGGAGACCGTCGCGTTCGACAGCACGATCGAGGCCATCCTGAAGAAGGTGGATCTCTCGAATACGCTCGTGGTCGTGACGGCGGACCACGATCATACCTTGGTCCAAAATGGATATGCGCGGCGGGTGGGCAAGACGACCGATTCGAACCCGGGCATCCTCGGACTGGTGCGCAAAGTGGAGCCGAACGGCGCCGATATTTACGAATCGGATCAGGACAACGCCACCTATACGATCCTCGGATTCGGCAATGGCCCCAACCGTAAGGCGAAGCGCGAGAAGCTCGACGAGGCGGTGGCGGCCGGTCGCGATTACAAACAAGAGGCGACCTTCGCGCTCGGGCAGGAGACGCACGGCGGCACCGACGTGTCGATTTGGGCGGCGGGCGCCTCGGCCGAGCAGGTCCACGGCTTCATGACGAACACCGAGGTGTTCAATCTTTTGCGCTGCGGCGCGGGGCTTTGA
- a CDS encoding LysR family transcriptional regulator: protein MIGLHDYPSLALFARVVHLRSFSAAAREAGIAKSAVSRRIAQLEELLGVRLLQRSTRAIAVTEEGLRVYEQCAALVAAAAAAEEVAGGAKGDVRGTLRVNAPVTFAQMYLARTLAEFLAKHPGLEVHLSTEDRIVDMVEGGFDIVIRIGRLANSTLVARKLASDRLVVCASPAYLRAHGEPSTPQDLASHECLHYGLVARADEWRFRGPQGPLAIPTRGRFVATNGTVLREAALAGAGLVVLPLFMVAREVAAGELRLVLEGTRRAAIGIYAVTVHRTHAPPKVRAFLDFAAKYFEGYDWTTKGARI from the coding sequence GTGATCGGCCTGCATGACTATCCGTCCCTCGCCTTGTTCGCGCGCGTCGTGCATTTGCGCTCGTTTTCGGCTGCCGCGCGCGAGGCGGGCATCGCCAAATCGGCCGTCAGCCGCCGCATCGCCCAGCTCGAGGAGCTCTTGGGCGTGCGCCTGCTCCAGCGCTCCACGCGCGCCATCGCCGTGACCGAAGAGGGGTTGCGCGTATACGAACAATGCGCGGCGCTGGTGGCCGCCGCGGCGGCCGCGGAGGAGGTCGCCGGGGGTGCCAAGGGCGACGTGCGCGGCACCCTGCGCGTGAACGCCCCGGTCACCTTCGCGCAAATGTACCTGGCCCGCACCTTGGCGGAGTTTTTGGCCAAGCACCCGGGGCTCGAGGTGCACCTCTCCACGGAGGACCGCATCGTCGACATGGTGGAGGGCGGCTTCGACATCGTGATCCGCATCGGGCGCCTCGCCAACTCCACCCTCGTCGCGCGCAAGCTGGCGAGCGATCGCCTGGTCGTCTGCGCCTCACCGGCCTACCTGCGCGCCCACGGAGAGCCCAGCACCCCGCAGGATCTGGCGAGCCACGAGTGCCTTCACTACGGCCTCGTGGCCCGCGCCGATGAGTGGCGCTTTCGCGGTCCCCAAGGCCCCCTCGCCATCCCGACCCGCGGCCGCTTCGTGGCCACCAACGGCACCGTGCTGCGCGAAGCGGCGCTCGCCGGCGCAGGCCTCGTGGTGCTCCCGCTCTTCATGGTCGCGCGCGAGGTGGCCGCGGGCGAGCTGCGCCTGGTGCTGGAGGGAACACGCCGCGCCGCCATTGGCATCTACGCCGTGACGGTGCACCGTACGCACGCGCCGCCCAAAGTGCGCGCCTTCTTGGATTTCGCCGCAAAGTATTTCGAGGGATACGATTGGACGACCAAAGGCGCCAGGATCTAG
- a CDS encoding LeuA family protein → MHASPSEDIVHDWNDTDPEPAPAQSIELNDETLRDGIQSPSATDPSLEDKIELLELMESLGIRSVNLGLPASGPRAFENVVALARWIRDRGSRLLPNAAARTVIADVRPIVEAVQKTGQNIEVHTFIGSSPVRLWAENWELESMVAMATQSIDFAIAEGLEVAFVTEDTVRSPPRNLERLFRAAIDHGATRLVLCDTVGHATPAGTRALVRWTKQLVAQTGHDVKLDWHGHNDRGLAIMNAFAAMEAGADRIHGCALGLGERVGNTPMDLLLLNLKLMGWISHDLSKLVAYVRKASEACKFPIPVNYPLSGEDAFRTTTGVHAAAIIKAKKRGGDWLAERVYSGVPAGDFGKEQTIEIGPMSGMNNVRYWLDRRGVPYDDSLCAAILARAKTFARTLTDEDVFAIVHESRQGSS, encoded by the coding sequence GTGCACGCATCACCTTCGGAAGACATCGTCCACGACTGGAACGACACGGATCCCGAGCCGGCCCCCGCGCAGTCGATCGAGCTGAACGACGAAACCCTTCGCGACGGCATCCAGTCCCCGTCCGCGACCGATCCCTCGCTGGAGGACAAGATCGAGCTGCTCGAGCTGATGGAATCGCTCGGGATCCGGTCGGTCAATCTCGGCCTGCCCGCCTCCGGTCCGCGGGCCTTCGAGAACGTGGTGGCGCTCGCGCGCTGGATCCGCGATCGCGGTTCGAGGCTTTTGCCGAACGCGGCCGCGCGCACCGTGATCGCGGACGTTCGGCCCATCGTGGAGGCCGTGCAGAAGACGGGGCAGAACATCGAGGTGCACACGTTCATCGGCTCGTCGCCCGTGCGCCTCTGGGCGGAAAATTGGGAGCTCGAGTCGATGGTGGCCATGGCGACGCAATCGATCGACTTTGCCATCGCGGAGGGGCTCGAGGTGGCGTTCGTCACCGAGGATACGGTGCGCTCACCGCCGCGCAACCTGGAGCGCCTCTTTCGCGCGGCCATCGATCATGGCGCGACCCGCTTGGTCCTCTGCGACACCGTTGGACACGCCACACCGGCGGGGACGAGGGCGCTGGTGCGCTGGACCAAGCAGCTGGTCGCGCAGACGGGGCACGACGTGAAGTTGGATTGGCACGGCCACAACGATCGCGGGCTGGCCATCATGAACGCGTTCGCGGCCATGGAGGCGGGCGCGGACCGCATTCATGGCTGTGCGCTGGGCTTGGGCGAGCGCGTGGGCAATACGCCGATGGATTTGCTTTTGCTCAATTTGAAGCTAATGGGCTGGATTTCGCACGATCTATCGAAGCTGGTGGCGTACGTCCGCAAAGCTTCGGAGGCGTGCAAATTCCCGATCCCCGTCAATTATCCGCTCTCCGGCGAAGACGCATTTCGAACCACCACCGGCGTGCACGCCGCCGCGATCATCAAGGCCAAGAAGCGCGGCGGCGATTGGCTGGCGGAGCGCGTCTACTCCGGTGTTCCGGCGGGCGATTTCGGCAAGGAGCAGACGATTGAAATCGGCCCCATGAGCGGGATGAACAATGTCCGCTATTGGCTCGATCGGCGCGGCGTTCCCTACGATGATTCGCTCTGCGCGGCCATTCTTGCGCGCGCAAAGACGTTCGCGCGGACGCTCACCGACGAAGACGTCTTCGCCATCGTGCACGAGTCGCGGCAAGGCTCTTCGTGA
- a CDS encoding RNA polymerase sigma factor, which yields MSAPDEPLGSLSLEELAARGLAGDRAAVEALCAALQGPMYRLAQRMLGNPQDAEDCTQEILVQIVTHLAQFRGDGSLLRWAYTIASRRLLRARLSRAESRPLPIDDVARVIDLGVAATYDVTALAAEETKLLARDVQRTCTQAMLLCLTREERLAALLAEMLGATDTAGAEICGIQPDAFRQRVARARAKLRPLLEERCGLAGPANACRCERGVIAKQRAGMRLPVYQDGTEDEARWRRAHEQLGAMRRLGSVFTVSPLPAARAKLWATLLARFPDLLA from the coding sequence ATGAGCGCCCCCGACGAGCCGCTCGGGTCGCTGTCCTTGGAGGAGCTCGCCGCGCGCGGTCTGGCGGGCGACCGCGCGGCCGTCGAGGCGCTCTGCGCGGCGCTGCAAGGACCGATGTACCGCCTGGCGCAGCGCATGCTCGGCAACCCGCAAGACGCCGAGGACTGCACGCAAGAAATCCTGGTGCAGATCGTCACCCACCTCGCCCAATTTCGCGGCGACGGATCGCTCCTGCGTTGGGCGTACACCATCGCGAGCCGGCGCTTGCTGCGCGCCCGCCTCTCGCGCGCGGAGTCGCGGCCTCTTCCCATCGATGACGTGGCGCGGGTCATCGACCTGGGCGTCGCCGCCACCTACGACGTCACGGCGCTCGCCGCGGAGGAGACGAAGCTGCTCGCGCGCGACGTCCAACGCACCTGCACGCAAGCGATGCTCCTTTGTCTGACCCGCGAGGAGCGCCTGGCCGCCTTGCTCGCCGAGATGCTCGGCGCCACCGACACGGCCGGCGCCGAAATATGCGGCATTCAGCCCGATGCATTCCGCCAGCGCGTGGCCCGCGCCCGCGCCAAGCTGCGCCCGCTGTTGGAAGAGCGCTGCGGTCTGGCCGGCCCCGCGAACGCATGCCGCTGCGAGCGCGGCGTCATCGCCAAGCAGCGCGCCGGCATGCGTTTGCCCGTGTACCAGGACGGCACGGAGGACGAAGCGCGATGGCGCCGCGCGCACGAGCAGCTCGGGGCGATGCGCCGTCTCGGCAGCGTGTTCACGGTGAGCCCGCTGCCGGCGGCCCGGGCGAAGCTCTGGGCGACCTTGCTCGCGCGATTTCCGGATCTGTTGGCCTGA
- a CDS encoding alkaline phosphatase — translation MKLGTTLAAASIAVALAPSTAHASGEAKNVIFFLGDGMGPATVTASRIYRYGEAGRLTMETLPRTARIKTFSKNAQTTDSAPSMSAYMTGVKMDNDVISMSEDTKLQKPKCDTTNGKAAKTILELAKAAGKSVGAVTTAEATHATPAATYAHICNRDIARHIAVQAVPGEPEYNAALTDGLNVLMGGSQAHWLPVTPPSPGGSNPPWAPDPDSRNLFEKLSQGPQKYTVALTKEAFDAVDPSKTTKLVGIFSPSGHLDYELDRVKKATPAQPSLAEMTTKAIDVLVNASKTSGDKGFFLMVEGGRIDHALHATNAKRALADTIAFDEAIAAALKKVDLKNTLIVVTADHDHTMTINGYSRRAGATTAQDPGILGFVRDPNGDLAKDGNNLPYTILSFGNGPRRPDLRGEDDMKALAEDPNKPGTPLAGSGGALTLDPNAPAGGDPGADNYYQLGGVRTKVGSETHGGGDVMLMAGGAGSQSFKGTLDNTRVFTLLKEALGL, via the coding sequence ATGAAGCTAGGAACCACGTTGGCGGCGGCGTCGATCGCCGTCGCGCTCGCCCCGTCGACCGCCCACGCGAGCGGCGAGGCCAAGAACGTCATCTTCTTCCTCGGCGATGGAATGGGGCCGGCGACCGTCACGGCGTCGCGCATTTACCGCTACGGCGAGGCGGGGCGCCTGACCATGGAGACGTTGCCCCGCACGGCGCGCATCAAGACGTTCTCCAAGAACGCGCAGACCACCGACAGCGCGCCCTCGATGAGCGCATACATGACCGGCGTCAAGATGGATAACGACGTCATCTCGATGTCCGAGGACACGAAGCTCCAAAAGCCGAAGTGCGATACCACCAACGGCAAGGCGGCCAAGACGATCCTCGAGCTGGCGAAGGCCGCCGGGAAATCGGTGGGCGCGGTCACCACCGCCGAGGCCACCCACGCCACGCCGGCCGCGACCTACGCGCATATCTGCAATCGCGATATCGCCCGGCATATCGCGGTTCAAGCGGTGCCCGGAGAGCCGGAGTACAATGCGGCGCTCACGGACGGTTTGAATGTGCTCATGGGCGGCTCGCAGGCGCATTGGTTGCCAGTCACTCCGCCGAGCCCGGGTGGCTCCAATCCGCCGTGGGCGCCCGATCCGGATTCGCGCAACCTCTTCGAAAAGCTGAGCCAGGGGCCGCAAAAGTACACGGTGGCCCTGACGAAGGAGGCGTTCGACGCGGTGGACCCGTCGAAGACGACCAAGCTCGTGGGCATCTTCAGCCCCAGCGGGCACCTCGACTACGAGCTCGATCGCGTAAAGAAGGCCACCCCGGCGCAGCCGAGCCTGGCCGAAATGACGACGAAGGCCATCGACGTGCTCGTCAACGCATCGAAGACCAGCGGCGACAAGGGCTTCTTCCTCATGGTCGAAGGGGGCCGCATCGACCACGCGCTCCACGCGACGAACGCCAAGCGCGCGCTGGCCGACACCATCGCCTTCGACGAGGCGATCGCCGCCGCGCTCAAGAAGGTGGACCTGAAAAATACGCTCATCGTAGTCACGGCCGATCACGATCACACCATGACGATCAACGGCTACAGCCGACGCGCGGGCGCGACGACCGCGCAAGATCCCGGCATCCTCGGGTTCGTGCGCGATCCAAATGGCGATTTGGCCAAAGACGGGAACAATCTGCCTTATACGATTCTGTCGTTCGGCAACGGCCCGCGCCGCCCGGACTTGCGCGGCGAAGACGATATGAAGGCGCTCGCCGAAGATCCGAACAAGCCCGGCACGCCGCTCGCCGGGAGCGGGGGCGCGCTCACCCTCGATCCGAACGCCCCCGCCGGCGGAGACCCCGGGGCCGACAATTATTACCAGCTCGGGGGCGTCCGCACCAAGGTGGGGAGCGAGACCCACGGCGGTGGAGACGTCATGCTGATGGCAGGCGGCGCCGGCTCCCAGTCGTTCAAAGGGACATTGGACAATACACGCGTCTTCACGTTGCTCAAAGAGGCGCTCGGACTATGA